In the Salvia miltiorrhiza cultivar Shanhuang (shh) chromosome 8, IMPLAD_Smil_shh, whole genome shotgun sequence genome, gtatatgtcttcatacatatactcaaattgttattccgctgcgaacactgattatgttaagatattatgtcaaacaatatgtattatttaataatgtactaaaaatattgagtaccccgttttgggataatattatgtacggtccccttgtggccttcattgatatctagatatttcgattgatttccttatacaagtcgagtcatcaagaaaccgaatatgcccctttcttactcccgctcctaaattccctcccttagtcgcggtttccccgaatttgctatccttagcaagtgcggtcgtgacaaatATGCATCCCTTGAAGTCCgcaattagggatgtcaatgcagcccgaaacccgtgggccgacccgaataacccgataaaattagagggttagggttgaaaaattaCAATCcgaaaacctccagcccgattagcccgcacccgactaacccggaacccgatagggctagcccgaaaacccggtgggctgacggaattgtgactgatgcatccaattacaacttctgctatgtttagatctattgtatttgcttaaatatatatatatatatatatatatatatatatatatatatatgtagtctcattaaaaaaagtgaaattaattagttagaatatatatgtgtgtgtgtaatctcattaaaaaaagtgaaattaattacggattttttgtagaaattgattattagtatctcattagttagaaattaattattagtatatcattttaaagtgataccaaatttttttttttctatcaatgagacgtgcatggcaattccactaattattcagtaataatccagttgattctagtgcattgatacatgttaaattttactatctcattttaatataattttgtttttgtaatcttgaatattttatatttttgcatttcatgttttgctatataatttatatctttaatatctatgtactatattttatacattatacattagatcattaggaataacaaaatacaaatgataattttatttttacgcttttaacctgattagcccgatgggctagcccgaaacccgaaagtttagggttagggttgaagatttataacccgaaaaaatctccaacccgattagcccgcacccgactaacccggaacccgatagggctagcccaaaaactcggtgggctggcccgattgacatccctatccGCAATATTAAAGCAAACCTGACGATATCCAAAAATAGCCCCATATATTCGAATTAGAACAAGATAAATATGAAGAATTAGAGTCCAATTATAAGTCCACAATGAGTATTTTTTCCTAATAAAATTCTCAATGTATTAGTTATAAATACGTGTAAACCTCACTATAAAATCATCATTCACAAGTGCTTAATTACTTTCAAACCTTACGCAATATTCAATACAAGATTTTCTATATTCTCGCACTATTCACATGTTCTTTAGCTTTCCATTAGAAGCGATATTTTTTAGCACAACAAATGACGTCGTCTGTGCGAAGTCGGAACCCAAGCTAGGCGTTTGACGATAGTTTTCTATTACCGTATTCTTTGTTTGCAGGAAAACTCAAAAAAATCATTGAGACAATGGAGAAGAACAACGTCAACATTAATCGAAATCTTAACGTGGAGTTCAACCAGAGAGAAACAACCCACAATCGAATACTTTTCTTATATAAAGTTTATATCTTTTTAAtgtaaagttttttttttttttgataaaatcaTTTTAATGTAAAGTTAAAAATAGAATAACGGATGCAAATTCATACTTTAATGTAGAATATCAATAAAATATGCATCcaacaaaaaggaaaagaaaaaagaaaatataggtGACGACTGAGTGACGCTGAGCCAACAATTGTTGAGCCCGATGTTGATTGAGGAGCACATTTCATCCTTATTTAGTAATTTTCAAATGAATTACTATTGTTTTCCCAATACTGCAACTGCGTTCCGTTCCCTTTAAATATCACATGGTATAATGCATATAGACATATATATgtagaaagagagaggagaaatTGTcattcccccttctctctctctctcgatatTTTTTTCTCTACCAAAACGTTCCCCGATTATTTCTGTATGTATTTCCTGGAAACAAATCCAGAGACGAATCCTTACTAATCTACCAAACAGCCCCTTACTATTAATCTACTTATTCATGTCATCTATCCTACACAAACTGCCATTGTTTCATTTTTGAAGCCCAATGCAGATCATAATGAACCTCAAAATTGCATAATGAAGCCATGAAAGTGATGCTCGCGTTAATATTTCTCAACCTGCAGATATCTTGTGGCATCTTTGCACATTGCAAATAACAGAGTTGTTATACTGTGAACAAATGCCGATGTGACGAAGCAGCCTTcggactcacacacacacatagagaAACATTGATGAAATGAAAGGAATTACCCTTTGATTATAAACTACTCCATAAGATAAACTGCATTACATATGCTATACCTAAGAAGACGAGCATTAAGAATTGATGGCAGCTTCAAATGTTCAAATATGATCACAGCATACTAAGCTATATATTATGTGTAACCATCACCATTTTACAGCAATGGCTTGGCTGCTATGTTATTTCATTCTAACACAAGAAAGAGTTAGGGCCTATTTGGTTTTCTGCAAGTAATGATAGCAAATTTGATGAGACCCTTGTTGTATCCTTGGATCATCAATGGCATGACCAACGCTCCCCTTATAGTCTTCCAACCTGATTTACACGGGCCGAAAAATCACACAAGGCAAGAAAAAAGGCGAAGAATACTTACAGAGAAGGGCGATCCGAGTTACCACTGGTTAACAACGAGGTGATGCCCTTCCATGTCAACGCCGATTTTATAACAGCCGGCCAAAAGGGAGCAACGTAGTCAGACCAGTCTGCAGACTTCACATCCTGCACAGCCACAACATATGATTCGATTTTCCATTTCAATGAAATGAGAAGCAAGATGAAGTAGTACCTCCATAGAGTGGGAGCAGAGCATGCTGACATAATCAGCAGTGGAGCACCATTCTGGGAGATAGTAAGCGCGGCATATTCTGTCTAGCAAATTCTTCTCCTCTGGCCGCAGAGACTCCTCGGAGGGAGATAGGTCTCTGTGGCACCATGTGACGATGATTATGGTTCCGCCAGGAGCAGCCACACGCACCAGCTCGTTCACAAACTAGAAGCATCACAAAATGAATATGTATTGTATGGTGGTATACAAGAATATGGCATGGGGAGTGAGGCAAAACCTTTTTCTTGTCAGGCATGTGCTCTCCACTCTCCATGGACCAAACCAGATCGAACTGGCCATCGGGGAAGGGTTGGTTCAACGCATCAGCAACTTCAAACGAGACCTGATGCATCAATCATTATCCATGTTTAGCAGTGAAGTGATGAGCTAATTGGGTTGGGATTAGCAAGAGTTGAGACGTGCCTTGCCCTTCAATCCTTGAGCATCTGCAAGCTGTTGAGCTCTGTGTGCTTGGACAGGGCTGAGGGTAATGCCTTGGCAATTTGCCCCATATTTTCTTGCCAGATATCGAGAACTGCCTCCTATGCCACATCCCACATCAACAATATTCTTTGGCTTCTGCTTCGACTCATCTGCCACATTATACAATTGAATCAGATCATCATCAATtgcatttttcttcttttctcaaGATTTGCCATCCTAAATTTCTAAACTCCCCAAACCCACCAAGAACTTACAAGATTAGAGAACCATTATTCTCGACTTCCACCTAAAATTTTGATCCATCTTTTAACTGATGAATGTACAAAACATAACAAATTCCTCATGAATTTGATCCAAGATATGTGATGAGTATATATCAACTAATAAGTAGTTTCATGTCTATAACTTGATAGTGAAATACTCGTACTTGTGATCCACAATAATTGCATACACAAAAACGAACGTCCCAGATTCATTTTAAACTTTCCCAATCTTTTGTCATGCAAAACGCATTCCCAGCGAGTGCTCATTTCCTTATTGTGGAAACAACTAATAATATTATTTCCACCaataattttttactttttattttcagAAAAAAGGGCAAATCACTCACCACAGTCCACAGACTAGAACAGAACTGTATATTATGATATGataatcgagagagagagagagaggcaccGGAGAGAGAGGCGAAGGCGAGGGACTCCTCGA is a window encoding:
- the LOC130997728 gene encoding probable tocopherol O-methyltransferase, chloroplastic — encoded protein: MWVEGICSSGWRSHGGHLATSAPTNPIKPALRTIAKNVTVSKTLRTRRHAMSANAASASASAESLRKGIAEFYDESSGVWEDIWGDHMHHGFYEPASDVSISDHRAAQIRMIEESLAFASLSDESKQKPKNIVDVGCGIGGSSRYLARKYGANCQGITLSPVQAHRAQQLADAQGLKGKVSFEVADALNQPFPDGQFDLVWSMESGEHMPDKKKFVNELVRVAAPGGTIIIVTWCHRDLSPSEESLRPEEKNLLDRICRAYYLPEWCSTADYVSMLCSHSMEDVKSADWSDYVAPFWPAVIKSALTWKGITSLLTSGWKTIRGALVMPLMIQGYNKGLIKFAIITCRKPNRP